A portion of the Bacteroidia bacterium genome contains these proteins:
- a CDS encoding DNA-binding protein: MVQTIGNTDLLKLPKTAFLCSRQVPASVVLKCYDWAIEQREKGNCVISGFHSQIEKDVLHYLLKGKQPIILTLARGLKERVEPEFKKPLEQGRLLIITPFDKSVKRVSSQNAQTRNQLMTTLADQITIGYASPGGQLEELLKGIDKPINKIV, from the coding sequence ATGGTTCAGACAATTGGCAATACCGACCTTTTAAAGCTACCCAAAACAGCTTTTTTATGCAGCCGCCAAGTGCCTGCTTCGGTGGTATTGAAATGCTATGATTGGGCAATAGAGCAAAGAGAAAAAGGAAATTGTGTGATTAGTGGCTTCCACAGCCAAATAGAAAAAGATGTGTTGCATTATCTGCTCAAGGGCAAACAGCCCATCATCTTGACATTGGCAAGAGGGCTGAAAGAAAGAGTAGAGCCGGAATTTAAAAAACCATTGGAACAAGGCAGACTGTTAATCATCACACCGTTTGATAAATCGGTAAAACGAGTAAGCAGCCAAAACGCACAGACACGCAACCAACTAATGACAACCCTTGCTGACCAAATCACCATTGGTTACGCAAGCCCAGGCGGACAGTTGGAAGAACTACTAAAAGGAATTGATAAACCAATAAACAAAATCGTATGA
- a CDS encoding GxxExxY protein, producing the protein MTKEEQDVITHAVIGSAMEVHSIMGNGFQEVVYQRALSYEMGLRGIEHQREFEMPLLYKGQDVGGRRVDFLVSGEISVEIKAIIQLEDVHLAQAMNYLEAYNLQTGLLINFGAKSLQFKRLFNKKYKPQ; encoded by the coding sequence ATGACAAAAGAAGAACAAGATGTAATAACACATGCAGTAATTGGCAGTGCCATGGAAGTGCATTCCATTATGGGCAATGGTTTTCAGGAGGTGGTGTATCAGCGAGCACTGTCTTACGAAATGGGGCTGCGTGGTATTGAACACCAAAGAGAATTTGAAATGCCCTTACTTTACAAAGGACAAGATGTTGGGGGAAGAAGGGTTGATTTTTTGGTTAGTGGTGAAATTTCGGTAGAGATAAAAGCGATTATCCAATTAGAAGATGTACACCTGGCACAGGCAATGAATTATTTAGAGGCCTATAATTTACAAACCGGGTTGCTGATAAATTTTGGGGCAAAGAGTTTACAATTCAAACGTTTATTCAACAAAAAATACAAACCCCAATAA